GGGACGCTGGTCGTCCCACCGACCGGACCATCGCCGACGCTGACGCCGTCGCTCCTGCCGACGTCGACGTCTACGCCGGGCATCGCGGCAACCGTCAGCCCCACGCTGACGCCGTCGCTCCTGCCGACGTCGACGTTTACGCCGGGCATTACACCGACCGTCAGCCCCACGCTGACGCCGTCGCTCCTGCCGACGTCGACGTTCACCCCGAGCATTACACCGACCGTCACCCCGACGGTGACGCCGACGGTCACGCCAACGGCCACGCTCACGTCGACCCCGACGATAACGCCGACGCCCACGCCCACCCTTCCGAACCTCACGATTCTCGTGGTGGAGTCGCCGAATCCCGCAACGACCCTTGAGAACCTCACGTACACCATCACCGTCGAGAACACGGGAAGCGCGGACGCTAGCCCGGTGAACCTCACAGATGTGTGGTCAACGGGCGTGTCGTTCGTGAGCGTAGCGGCTGATAGCGGATTCTCGTGCGGCCCGACGTCGGGCGCCTCTGTGCTCTGCACGGGGGGGTCGTTGCCTGCGGGAGCGACCGGCACGATCGTCGTTGTGGCGCGGCTCAACTGCTTCAGCGTATCGACTCCCTTCGTGCTGACTGCCAACGCCAAGGTCGACCCCGTCAACATCATTCAGGAGACGAACGAGGGAGACAACAGCGCGACAACCAGCACGACCATCTCCGGCGAGAGCTCGCTGTGCTTGTGACCGGGTCGTTGGGCCGGAGAGCGGACGCTCGCGTTTCGGCAACGAATGGGTCCTGAGCGCGACTTCGCCCACGAGATCGCTTTTCGGCGTTTTTTTTAGCCAGTTGACCTCTTCCTTGGCCCTTTTTCCGCTCATTTGTCTTGAAATTGTTACAATCGGCCCACTTTGGAACGAGCGCGTCGTGGGTGGCGTCCAGGAGAGCTGGGAGAGATGGGGAAGCGGGGTCGGCTGCTGCTGCTTGTGCCGGTGGTGGTGGTGCTGGTGGCGGGGTACGTGGTGTACGGGCGGCTGAGTGGTGGTGGGGCGACGGCGTACGCGCTGGTGAACGAATCGATGCTGACGGCGCTGCGAGGGCTGGTGGAGCTGCAGCGAGGTGGCGCGGGCGAGCGGGTTCGGGTGGCGCCGAAGGCGGACGTTGCGGTGCGGGTTGGGGATCGGGCGGAGACGGGAGCCGACGGGTACGCGGTGGTGACGT
The genomic region above belongs to Chloroflexota bacterium and contains:
- a CDS encoding CARDB domain-containing protein, with translation DSYDVSSLIAVGDTTARATIGSNDDCLMWVGQLLSVAGGTLGAGTPTPTQTLQLIATATLTGTPTLFSTVVPTATSLTAPPTVSITATSQPVFTITPATITPTGTLVVPPTGPSPTLTPSLLPTSTSTPGIAATVSPTLTPSLLPTSTFTPGITPTVSPTLTPSLLPTSTFTPSITPTVTPTVTPTVTPTATLTSTPTITPTPTPTLPNLTILVVESPNPATTLENLTYTITVENTGSADASPVNLTDVWSTGVSFVSVAADSGFSCGPTSGASVLCTGGSLPAGATGTIVVVARLNCFSVSTPFVLTANAKVDPVNIIQETNEGDNSATTSTTISGESSLCL